A genome region from Strigops habroptila isolate Jane chromosome 12, bStrHab1.2.pri, whole genome shotgun sequence includes the following:
- the DRD1 gene encoding D(1A) dopamine receptor has product MTWNNTTMDGEGLLVERDSSFRILTGCFLSLLILSTLLGNTLVCAAVIRFRHLRSKVTNFFVISLAVSDLLVAVLVMPWKAVAEIAGFWPFGSFCNIWVAFDIMCSTASILNLCVISVDRYWAISSPFRYERKMTPKAAFILISVAWTLSVLISFIPVQLNWHKATTTSVLDLNSSLEDVGMDNCDSSLNRMYAISSSLISFYIPVAIMIVTYTRIYRIAQKQIRRISALERAAVHAKNCHTTSGNRSSMDCHQPESNFKMSFKRETKVLKTLSVIMGVFVCCWLPFFVLNCMIPFCEPTEPSKGAEAFCINSTTFDVFIWFGWANSSLNPIIYAFNADFRKAFSTLLGCYRLCPLSGNAIETVSINNNGAVVFSSQHEPKGSSPKESNLVYLIPHAIICPEEEPLKKEEEGELPKTLEKMSPALSGILDYEADVSLEKINPITQNGQHKT; this is encoded by the coding sequence ATGACTTGGAACAACACCACTATGGACGGGGAAGGGTTGCTGGtggaaagggactcttccttTCGGATCCTCACGGGCTGCTTCCTCTCACTACTGATCCTCTCCACATTGCTGGGAAACACACTGGTGTGTGCAGCTGTCATTAGGTTTCGCCACCTCAGGTCCAAGGTGACCAACTTCTTTGTCATCTCCTTGGCCGTGTCAGATCTCTTAGTGGCAGTTTTGGTCATGCCTTGGAAAGCTGTGGCTGAGATTGCCGGTTTCTGGCCTTTTGGTTCATTTTGCAACATCTGGGTGGCCTTTGATATTATGTGCTCAACAGCCTCCATCTTAAATCTCTGCGTCATTAGTGTGGACAGATATTGGGCCATCTCCAGCCCATTTAGGTACGAGAGGAAAATGACCCCCAAGGCAGCCTTCATCCTGATCAGCGTGGCGTGGACTTTGTCCGTGTTGATTTCCTTCATCCCCGTGCAGCTGAACTGGCACAAGGCTACAACCACAAGTGTATTGGACCTAAATTCCAGCTTAGAAGATGTAGGCATGGACAACTGTGATTCTAGCCTAAACAGGATGTATGCCATCTCCTCTTCTCTAATTAGCTTCTATATACCTGTGGCCATCATGATAGTAACTTACACGAGGATATACCGGATTGCTCAGAAGCAAATACGGCGCATCTCAGCTTTGGAGAGAGCAGCAGTGCATGCCAAGAACTGCCATACCACGAGTGGCAACAGAAGCAGTATGGACTGCCATCAACCAGAGAGCAACTTCAAAATGTCCTTCAAGAGGGAAACGAAGGTTTTAAAGACTTTGTCAGTGATCATGGGGGTGTTTGTGTGCTGCTGGTTGCCGTTTTTTGTATTGAACTGCATGATTCCCTTCTGTGAGCCTACCGAACCATCCAAGGGAGCAGAAGCCTTCTGCATTAATTCCACCACctttgatgttttcatttggtttggaTGGGCTAATTCTTCCCTCAACCCCATCATTTATGCCTTCAATGCTGATTTCCGCAAGGCATTTTCGACCCTGCTGGGATGCTACAGGCTCTGCCCTCTGTCCGGCAATGCTATAGAGACTGTTAGTATTAACAATAATGGAGCAGTTGTTTTTTCGAGCCAACATGAGCCCAAAGGGTCCAGCCCCAAAGAGTCTAATCTGGTTTATCTGATTCCACATGCAATTATTTGTCCGGAAGAAGAACCTctcaaaaaggaagaagagggtgaACTACCTAAGACCTTGGAGAAAATGTCTCCAGCACTGTCGGGTATCTTGGATTACGAAGCTGatgtttctttggaaaagatCAATCCCATTACACAAAATGGGCAGCATAAAACCTGA